The genomic DNA GCCGTTCTCGCCGGCCTGGACCCGCTTGTAGTGGTTGTACACCGCGACGGAGAGGGCCTTCTTGGCCGCCTCCTGGCCGACCACGTAGCTCTCGAGGAACTCGTAGATCTCGCGGGGCTTGGGGAGCTCCTCCCAGCGCACCTCGCTGGTCTCGGCCAGCTCTTCCTCGATGATCTCGTTGCAGAGGTCGATGCACTCGTCGCAGATGTACACACCGGGCCCTGCGATGAGCTTCTTGACCTGCTTCTGGCTCTTCCCGCAGAACGAGCACTTGAGCAGATCGCCGCCGTCACCGATGCGTGCCACGGTGTGCTTCCCCTTCGCCTGGGAGACTCCCGGACGTCGACGTCACGTCAACGGCGGGCGGACTCCTGGTGCTGCCTTATGTCCGACGGTACCTTGCCGGGCCCCTCGTCCGGGCCCCCCTTGGCACGGTTCGCTTTGACGTGAATCGCGTCAAACCGTGCCAAGGAGCGGCAGACGATACAGCCTCCCGCCTAGCGGAGAGAGGAGTTGTCCATCTTCCGGGTGGTGATGATCTGGTCGATCAGGCCGTAGCTCAGCGCGTCCTCGGCCGTGAGGATCTTGTCGCGCTCGATGTCCTCGCGGATCTTCTCGACCGGCGTGGTGGAGTGCTTGGCCAGCATGTCCTCCAGCTGCGAGCGCATCCGGAGGATCTCGTTGGCGGCGATCTCCAGGTCGGAGACCTGACCGCGGCCGGTCTCGCTGTACGGCTGGTGGATCAGGACGCGGGCGTTCGGCAGCGCCATGCGCTTGCCCGGGGTGCCGGCGGCCAGCAGGACGGCGGCGGCGGAGGCGGCCTGGCCCATGCAGACCGTCTGGATGTCCGGCTTCACGTACTGCATCGTGTCGTAGATGGCCGTGAGCGCGGTGAAGGAGCCGCCGGGGCTGTTGATGTAGACCGAGATGTCCCGGTCGGGGTCCATCGACTCCAGGCACAGCAGCTGCGCCATGACGTCGTTGGCGGAGGCGTCGTCGATCTGGACCCCGAGGAAGATCACGCGCTCCTCGAAGAGCTTCGCGTACGGGTCGTACTCGCGCACGCCCTGCGAGGTGCGCTCGACGAAGCGCGGGATGACGTAGCGGGACTCGGCCTGCGGGCCGGTGTAGCGGCCCTGGGAGGCGGCGGCGCGCATGTCCTGCGTGGCGTTCGCGCGGTCGTACAGGCCGCTGCCGGGGAAGTCGTTCACAGTGTCTCCTGTAAAGGGGCTGAGGCGGTCGGCTCGGGGCGGAGGATGGCTCAGGCGCCCGTGCCGCCGCCGCCCGGCATGCCGGCGGCCGTGGCGATGACGTCGTCGATGAGGCCGTACT from Streptomyces sp. CB09001 includes the following:
- a CDS encoding ATP-dependent Clp protease proteolytic subunit encodes the protein MNDFPGSGLYDRANATQDMRAAASQGRYTGPQAESRYVIPRFVERTSQGVREYDPYAKLFEERVIFLGVQIDDASANDVMAQLLCLESMDPDRDISVYINSPGGSFTALTAIYDTMQYVKPDIQTVCMGQAASAAAVLLAAGTPGKRMALPNARVLIHQPYSETGRGQVSDLEIAANEILRMRSQLEDMLAKHSTTPVEKIREDIERDKILTAEDALSYGLIDQIITTRKMDNSSLR